One part of the Thiothrix nivea DSM 5205 genome encodes these proteins:
- the dsrA gene encoding dissimilatory-type sulfite reductase subunit alpha, whose product MATKHYPTPMLDVLEEGPWPSFISGFKKLRDEHPDERIRNVINGLMGQLEHSYETKMGYWKGGTISVFGYGGGIIPRFSEVGHMFPESKEFHTLRVQPPAGNYYTTDMLRQLADSWEKWGSGLQTFHGQTGNIMFIGANSVNYQHFFDEINEYGWDLGGAGPCVRTGMSCVGAARCEMSNCNEHAIHRRLMNNFTDDVHRPALPYKFKFKVSGCPNDCQNAIERADFAVIGTWRDDMKVNQEAVKEMIMKKAKEIGKEGDRSAGRQYMFDNVISRCPTQAIKLNDDDTITVDNSNCVRCMHCLNVMPKALQVGDDKGVTILIGGKRTLKIGDLMGTVVVPFMKLDTEEDYERIVEMAAEIIDFWAENGLEHERCGEMIERIGLVNFLEGIGIDPDPNMIKQPRNVSYVRTDGWDEAAEEWFNRKREEKAAA is encoded by the coding sequence ATGGCAACGAAACATTATCCAACGCCGATGCTAGACGTGCTGGAAGAAGGCCCATGGCCTAGCTTTATCAGCGGCTTCAAGAAACTGCGCGATGAGCATCCAGATGAGCGCATCCGTAATGTCATCAATGGCCTGATGGGTCAGTTGGAACATTCCTACGAAACCAAAATGGGTTACTGGAAGGGTGGTACCATCTCTGTCTTCGGTTACGGTGGCGGCATCATCCCGCGCTTCTCTGAAGTCGGTCATATGTTCCCTGAATCCAAAGAATTCCACACCCTGCGTGTCCAGCCGCCAGCAGGCAACTACTACACCACCGACATGCTGCGTCAGCTGGCTGATAGCTGGGAAAAATGGGGTTCCGGCCTGCAAACTTTCCACGGCCAGACCGGCAATATCATGTTCATCGGCGCGAATAGTGTCAACTACCAGCATTTCTTTGATGAAATCAATGAATACGGCTGGGATCTCGGTGGCGCTGGCCCTTGCGTCCGTACTGGTATGTCCTGCGTGGGTGCTGCCCGTTGCGAAATGTCTAACTGCAACGAACATGCGATCCATCGCCGTCTGATGAATAACTTCACTGACGACGTGCATCGCCCTGCGCTGCCTTACAAGTTCAAGTTCAAGGTTTCCGGCTGCCCGAACGACTGCCAGAACGCTATCGAGCGTGCTGACTTCGCTGTTATTGGTACCTGGCGTGACGACATGAAAGTCAATCAGGAAGCCGTCAAGGAAATGATCATGAAGAAGGCCAAGGAAATTGGCAAAGAAGGTGATCGTTCCGCAGGCCGTCAATACATGTTCGACAACGTTATCAGCCGTTGCCCAACCCAGGCTATCAAGCTGAATGACGACGACACTATCACCGTTGACAACAGCAACTGCGTGCGCTGCATGCACTGCCTGAACGTCATGCCAAAAGCACTGCAAGTCGGCGATGACAAGGGCGTAACCATCCTGATCGGTGGTAAGCGTACCCTGAAAATCGGCGACCTGATGGGTACTGTAGTTGTGCCATTCATGAAGCTGGATACCGAAGAAGATTACGAGCGCATCGTTGAGATGGCTGCCGAAATCATCGACTTCTGGGCTGAAAATGGTCTGGAACATGAGCGTTGCGGTGAAATGATCGAGCGTATCGGTTTGGTGAACTTCCTGGAAGGCATCGGCATCGATCCGGATCCAAACATGATCAAGCAACCACGTAACGTTTCTTACGTGCGTACTGACGGTTGGGATGAGGCCGCTGAAGAGTGGTTCAACCGCAAGCGTGAAGAAAAAGCTGCCGCTTAA
- a CDS encoding respiratory nitrate reductase subunit gamma: protein MKVRQYWNTPAPLKIPTTPAPVTQGGVVWRMFREVAFFESLFRSNKILWLFAFLFHMSLWLVLIRHSRYFVGMNDFLVFMQPFGRYAGITMVLGLAGLWARRFLVDRVRYISAPSDHLMLALLIAIGMSGLMMSFVSHTDVTQVKAFFGGMLTFGFFGEEGGLPADPIVLVHLLLVAILMIIFPISKLLHAPGVFFSPTRNQVDNPREKRHVSPWALELERQGKTFLSELNK from the coding sequence ATGAAGGTTCGCCAATACTGGAACACACCAGCCCCGTTGAAAATCCCGACTACGCCAGCACCTGTTACCCAGGGCGGTGTGGTGTGGCGCATGTTCCGCGAAGTCGCTTTCTTTGAAAGCCTGTTCCGTTCCAACAAGATTTTGTGGCTGTTCGCCTTCCTGTTCCACATGTCTTTGTGGCTGGTATTGATCCGTCACAGCCGTTATTTCGTTGGCATGAATGATTTTCTGGTGTTCATGCAGCCGTTTGGCCGTTATGCAGGCATCACCATGGTGCTGGGTTTGGCTGGCTTGTGGGCGCGCCGCTTCCTGGTTGACCGGGTACGTTATATTTCTGCTCCATCTGATCATCTGATGCTGGCGCTGCTGATTGCCATCGGCATGAGTGGTTTGATGATGAGCTTTGTCTCCCATACTGATGTAACCCAGGTCAAGGCGTTCTTTGGTGGCATGTTGACGTTTGGTTTCTTCGGTGAGGAAGGCGGTTTGCCTGCTGATCCGATTGTGTTGGTGCACCTGTTGTTGGTGGCCATCCTGATGATCATCTTCCCGATCAGTAAATTATTGCACGCGCCAGGTGTGTTCTTCAGCCCGACCCGTAACCAGGTGGATAACCCGCGTGAAAAGCGCCATGTTTCCCCTTGGGCATTGGAACTGGAACGCCAGGGAAAAACTTTCCTGAGCGAACTGAATAAATGA
- the tusB gene encoding sulfurtransferase complex subunit TusB: MAMLHIVNKSPFERVAFDSCLAHARAGDAILMIEDAVVGAVDGSSFAGKLKAAMADKSVYVLGADLAARGLEGKAMEGVTVVDYAGFVDLTADNDRTQSWL; the protein is encoded by the coding sequence ATGGCTATGTTGCATATCGTAAACAAGTCCCCGTTTGAACGTGTGGCTTTCGATTCCTGCCTTGCTCATGCACGCGCAGGTGATGCGATCCTGATGATTGAAGATGCCGTGGTCGGTGCAGTCGATGGATCAAGCTTTGCCGGTAAGCTGAAAGCGGCAATGGCTGACAAGTCCGTGTATGTGCTGGGTGCAGACCTGGCAGCGCGCGGTCTGGAAGGCAAAGCAATGGAAGGTGTAACTGTTGTTGATTATGCAGGCTTTGTTGACCTGACCGCTGACAACGACCGCACCCAAAGCTGGTTGTAA
- a CDS encoding TauD/TfdA family dioxygenase — translation MTPSPFNINDLETYQQWREKKLSAYPLSTESLLTPITTPESPSAAELERIQTTCRQHNMALYHFEQGDLRSKRSVHRLGASAGLYRLDNNLCADEDSLTSLHVTTHAGQHDYIPYTDKKLSWHTDGYYNLPEEQIHGMVLHCAQQAIEGGESWLMDHDIAYILLRDANPEWIAALTHPQALTIPANILNGEVVRPEQSGPVFSITPAGNLHMRYSARQRNVIWRDDTATKEAEAFLLNLWQQDSPYKIRYTLRAGEGLICNNVLHCRTAFTDSDEPEQKRLLYRGRYYDRVANTDLTL, via the coding sequence ATGACCCCATCACCCTTCAACATCAATGACTTGGAAACCTATCAGCAGTGGCGCGAAAAAAAACTATCTGCGTACCCTTTGTCTACCGAAAGCCTATTGACGCCGATTACTACGCCAGAATCCCCTTCAGCGGCGGAACTTGAGCGTATCCAAACGACCTGCCGCCAGCACAACATGGCGCTCTATCACTTTGAGCAAGGGGATCTACGCAGCAAGCGTTCCGTCCATCGGCTGGGAGCCTCAGCAGGACTGTACCGCCTGGATAATAACTTGTGCGCCGACGAAGATAGCCTCACTTCCCTGCATGTCACTACCCATGCCGGGCAACACGATTACATCCCCTATACCGATAAAAAGCTAAGCTGGCATACCGACGGTTACTACAACCTGCCGGAAGAGCAAATCCACGGCATGGTGCTACATTGCGCCCAGCAGGCCATTGAAGGCGGTGAAAGCTGGTTGATGGATCACGATATTGCCTACATCCTGTTGCGTGACGCCAATCCCGAGTGGATTGCCGCACTCACGCACCCACAGGCGCTCACCATCCCAGCCAATATACTGAACGGCGAAGTAGTGCGCCCGGAACAGTCCGGCCCGGTTTTCAGCATCACCCCGGCGGGCAACCTGCACATGCGCTACTCTGCCCGCCAACGCAATGTCATCTGGCGCGATGACACAGCAACCAAAGAAGCTGAAGCATTCCTATTGAATTTATGGCAACAGGACTCACCTTATAAAATAAGGTACACATTGCGGGCGGGCGAAGGCCTGATATGCAATAACGTCCTGCACTGCCGGACTGCATTCACAGACAGTGATGAACCCGAACAAAAGCGCCTGCTCTACCGGGGACGTTATTACGACCGGGTAGCCAATACCGACCTGACACTTTAG
- the cas6 gene encoding type I-MYXAN CRISPR-associated protein Cas6/Cmx6, with translation MFWQEDEDKTLPYQAPDDVLDLSFAIQCKQLPLDHAWPLSQAIHDALPWFHEEDVAGIHTIHVAESGNGWLRPEDAANQLLLPSRRTRMALRIPKHRLQDAQALIGATLDIDGHALTVGEGKEKTLINASVIFARYVLSDATEEEPDFLQRMAKEVRDIAGFKVKKMMCGKSHTISTPDGILHTRHLMIADLDNDPSIRLQQYGLGGGRKLGCGLFMPHKGIKTLKPTE, from the coding sequence ATGTTCTGGCAGGAAGATGAAGATAAGACCCTACCCTATCAAGCGCCGGATGACGTTCTCGACCTGAGCTTCGCCATCCAGTGCAAGCAGTTGCCACTGGATCATGCCTGGCCGTTATCGCAGGCAATCCACGACGCGCTACCCTGGTTCCATGAAGAAGATGTCGCAGGGATCCACACCATCCATGTTGCCGAAAGTGGCAATGGCTGGTTACGCCCGGAAGATGCTGCAAACCAGCTGCTCCTGCCCTCCCGCCGCACCCGCATGGCATTACGCATCCCCAAGCACCGCCTACAGGATGCCCAGGCATTAATAGGCGCAACGCTGGATATTGATGGGCACGCGCTGACTGTAGGCGAAGGCAAGGAAAAAACTCTGATCAACGCCTCCGTCATTTTCGCCCGTTATGTCTTGTCGGACGCGACTGAGGAAGAACCCGACTTCCTGCAACGCATGGCCAAGGAAGTCCGCGACATTGCCGGCTTCAAGGTCAAGAAAATGATGTGCGGCAAGAGCCATACCATCAGCACCCCGGATGGTATCCTGCACACCCGCCACCTGATGATTGCCGACTTGGACAATGACCCTTCCATCCGCCTGCAACAATATGGCCTGGGTGGTGGGCGTAAACTGGGATGCGGCCTGTTCATGCCCCACAAAGGCATAAAAACCCTAAAACCAACGGAATAG
- a CDS encoding TusE/DsrC/DsvC family sulfur relay protein: MAYEVNGQTIETTEAGYLVNLTDWNEAVAQVIANEEGIGELTDKHWDVINFLRDEYINNNGNQPMERIIQKAMAEKWDNKKLSSKDMYNLFPRAPSKQGLKVAGLPATNRKGGY, from the coding sequence ATGGCTTACGAAGTAAACGGTCAAACCATCGAAACCACAGAAGCAGGCTATCTGGTCAATCTGACTGACTGGAATGAAGCAGTTGCCCAGGTCATCGCCAACGAAGAAGGCATCGGCGAACTGACTGACAAGCACTGGGATGTTATCAACTTCCTGCGCGATGAATACATCAATAACAACGGCAACCAGCCGATGGAACGCATCATCCAGAAAGCCATGGCTGAAAAGTGGGACAACAAAAAGCTGAGCAGCAAGGACATGTACAACCTGTTCCCGCGCGCACCTAGCAAGCAAGGTTTGAAAGTCGCTGGCCTGCCAGCTACCAACCGCAAAGGCGGTTACTAA
- the dsrK gene encoding sulfate reduction electron transfer complex DsrMKJOP subunit DsrK — MADYEIPKLTGEGFVEVPAVQDDTMKGTGPFIAKQDFQKAMGFPVDFDAVGDLVPNWKERALDKLSDLRGRYRSLQVYLDICVKCGACTDKCHYFIGTHDAKNMPVARQDLLRKVYRRYFTFAGKYFPKLVGAVDLTEDVVRDWYNYYHQCSQCRRCSVFCPYGIDTAEISMAAREILDHIGMGSKYNNEIIGKVFKIGNNLGLPELALDDTLLGIEEDVFDDTGIAVRYPMDLEGAEILLVTPSADFFAEPHIDGLIGYGKVFHETGVTWTFSSYASEAANFGMFIGSYENMRRVSMRIREAAIKLKVKRIVFGECGHAWRVAYSFLNTLAGPFDFLDQRYPIPQHILEFTLGELEKGTLKIDKSENDDKVLTFHDSCNVARGSRMGPKPGGQFEIPRKVIRAVCNNFVDMPTDTIHDATFCCGGGGGLLTDDLMELRVKGAQPRAEALRHVSTHHGVTHMAAICAICKSQFTKVLPYYGFTMDQIVSVHQLVSNAIILQRQESVIPPRPPEEDEDDD, encoded by the coding sequence GTGGCTGATTACGAGATTCCAAAACTGACTGGCGAAGGGTTCGTGGAAGTTCCTGCGGTGCAGGACGATACCATGAAGGGCACTGGCCCATTCATTGCCAAGCAGGATTTCCAGAAGGCAATGGGTTTCCCGGTCGATTTTGATGCGGTCGGTGATCTGGTTCCCAACTGGAAAGAGCGTGCGCTGGACAAACTGTCAGATTTGCGGGGCCGTTATCGCTCTTTACAGGTTTATCTGGATATTTGCGTCAAATGTGGCGCGTGTACCGACAAGTGCCACTATTTTATTGGTACACATGATGCTAAAAATATGCCGGTCGCCCGTCAGGATTTACTGCGCAAGGTTTACCGCCGTTACTTCACGTTCGCTGGCAAATATTTCCCGAAACTGGTTGGCGCGGTTGATCTGACTGAAGACGTGGTGCGTGACTGGTATAACTATTATCACCAGTGCTCCCAGTGCCGCCGTTGCTCTGTGTTCTGCCCTTATGGTATTGATACAGCTGAAATTTCCATGGCTGCGCGGGAAATCCTTGACCATATCGGCATGGGTTCCAAGTACAACAACGAGATCATCGGTAAGGTCTTCAAAATCGGTAACAACCTCGGTTTGCCTGAGCTGGCGCTTGATGACACGCTGCTGGGCATCGAAGAAGATGTGTTTGATGACACCGGTATTGCTGTCCGCTACCCGATGGATCTGGAAGGTGCGGAAATCCTGCTGGTTACGCCGTCTGCCGACTTCTTCGCTGAACCACATATTGATGGTTTGATCGGCTATGGCAAGGTGTTCCACGAAACCGGCGTGACCTGGACATTCAGTTCATATGCTTCTGAAGCCGCCAACTTCGGTATGTTTATCGGTTCTTACGAAAACATGCGCCGGGTTTCCATGCGTATCCGCGAAGCGGCGATCAAGCTGAAAGTAAAACGTATCGTGTTCGGCGAGTGCGGTCACGCTTGGCGCGTTGCCTACAGCTTCCTGAATACGCTGGCTGGCCCATTTGATTTTCTGGATCAACGTTATCCAATCCCTCAGCATATTCTCGAATTCACCCTCGGTGAATTGGAGAAAGGTACGCTGAAAATCGACAAAAGCGAAAATGATGACAAAGTGCTGACCTTCCACGACTCCTGCAACGTCGCACGTGGCAGCCGTATGGGACCCAAACCCGGCGGTCAGTTCGAGATTCCCCGCAAGGTCATCAGGGCAGTTTGTAACAACTTTGTCGACATGCCGACTGACACTATCCATGACGCAACCTTCTGCTGTGGTGGTGGTGGTGGTCTGTTGACTGATGATTTGATGGAATTGCGTGTTAAAGGTGCTCAGCCGCGCGCTGAGGCTCTCAGACATGTTTCTACCCATCATGGCGTAACACACATGGCTGCAATCTGTGCCATTTGTAAGTCTCAATTTACTAAGGTGCTGCCTTACTATGGCTTCACCATGGATCAGATTGTCAGTGTCCACCAGCTGGTGAGCAATGCGATCATCCTGCAACGTCAGGAGTCCGTGATTCCGCCACGGCCACCTGAAGAGGATGAAGACGACGATTGA
- the tusC gene encoding sulfurtransferase complex subunit TusC: MSTKNFLFVNRKAPYGTVYALESLEVVLISAAFEQNVSLAFIDDGVYQITKGQNSKGIGMKNFSPTYRALGDYDITKLYVSNESLAERGLTVDDLMELTYEDADDDYAEKPSIILVNRDEMAAMMAEQDVVLSF, encoded by the coding sequence ATGTCTACCAAGAATTTTCTGTTCGTAAACCGCAAGGCTCCTTACGGCACTGTATACGCGCTGGAATCACTGGAAGTCGTACTGATTTCCGCTGCATTCGAGCAAAACGTCAGCTTGGCTTTCATTGATGACGGTGTTTACCAGATCACCAAAGGCCAGAACAGCAAGGGTATCGGCATGAAGAACTTCTCGCCGACCTACCGTGCGCTGGGTGATTATGACATCACTAAGCTTTATGTTTCCAACGAGTCTTTGGCAGAGCGTGGCCTGACGGTTGATGACCTGATGGAGCTGACTTACGAAGACGCTGACGACGATTACGCTGAAAAGCCTTCCATCATTCTGGTCAACCGTGACGAGATGGCTGCGATGATGGCTGAGCAAGACGTAGTTCTGAGCTTCTAA
- a CDS encoding Fe2+-dependent dioxygenase, with product MLLKIKNVLDAQRLQEVQELLATGEFVDGRFSAGMEAAKVKNNQELSLNSPLHRRLNAMVMGPLVQHPEYQAAVLPLRVATAFYARYTPGMTYGFHVDDPVMGPMSGRYRTDVSTTVFLNDDYEGGEIVIRTSYGEEKIRGKAGDAIVYDSGSWHKVAEVTAGTRLVAVTWAQSLVKDPYQRELLYQLGKAREGVMEKLPQSDEASAISTVHINLLRMWSNV from the coding sequence ATGCTGTTAAAGATCAAGAATGTGCTCGATGCCCAGCGCTTGCAGGAAGTGCAGGAGTTGCTGGCAACCGGCGAATTCGTGGACGGACGTTTTTCCGCTGGCATGGAAGCGGCCAAAGTTAAAAATAATCAGGAGCTTTCCCTCAATAGCCCCTTGCACCGCCGCTTGAATGCCATGGTGATGGGGCCGTTGGTGCAGCATCCCGAGTATCAGGCTGCCGTGTTGCCATTGCGTGTTGCCACGGCTTTTTACGCCCGTTACACACCCGGCATGACCTATGGGTTTCATGTGGATGACCCTGTGATGGGGCCGATGTCGGGACGCTACCGCACCGATGTTTCCACTACTGTATTCCTCAACGACGATTACGAAGGTGGCGAAATTGTCATCCGCACTTCGTATGGTGAAGAAAAGATCCGTGGTAAAGCCGGTGATGCGATTGTTTATGATTCAGGGAGTTGGCACAAGGTCGCGGAAGTGACCGCAGGCACGCGGCTGGTGGCGGTAACTTGGGCGCAAAGTCTGGTGAAAGACCCCTATCAGCGTGAATTGCTTTACCAGTTGGGCAAGGCGCGGGAAGGTGTCATGGAAAAACTGCCACAATCCGATGAAGCCTCTGCCATCAGTACGGTGCATATCAACCTATTACGGATGTGGAGTAATGTATAA
- a CDS encoding TusE/DsrC/DsvC family sulfur relay protein, producing MALEVGGKSIPLDEEGYLENLSDWTPEVAAALATAEDVTLTDEHWEILNFLREYYEEYQIAPAVRVLTKAVGKRLGADKGNSKYLYSLFPYGPGKQACKYAGLPKPTGCV from the coding sequence ATGGCACTGGAAGTAGGTGGTAAATCCATTCCTCTGGACGAAGAAGGTTATCTGGAAAATCTGAGCGACTGGACTCCGGAAGTTGCGGCAGCTCTGGCAACCGCAGAAGACGTTACCCTGACTGACGAACACTGGGAAATCCTGAACTTCCTGCGTGAGTACTATGAAGAGTACCAAATCGCTCCGGCAGTTCGCGTTCTGACCAAAGCCGTTGGCAAGCGTCTGGGTGCTGACAAGGGTAACTCCAAGTACCTGTACAGCCTGTTCCCATACGGCCCTGGCAAGCAAGCATGTAAATATGCTGGTCTGCCGAAGCCAACCGGTTGCGTGTAA
- a CDS encoding cytochrome b: MNLRNTDHSYGPVTRAIHWWMAAIIISLIGLGLYMTSLPDGDPKWELYDLHKSLGSLVFVLVLIRLAWRRITPPPPLPAAMSSFDKLAAHTGHMLLYAAMITLPVTGYLDSSLGGYHLSVFGLFDVPMLFSEDKELFEQVVTLHRWIGYGLALLIIAHIGAALKHHLIDHDRVLMRMLRGQ, translated from the coding sequence ATGAACCTACGCAACACTGATCACAGCTATGGCCCAGTAACACGAGCCATCCATTGGTGGATGGCTGCCATCATCATCAGCCTGATCGGGCTTGGCTTGTATATGACCAGCTTGCCTGACGGCGACCCAAAATGGGAACTTTATGACCTACACAAAAGCCTCGGTTCACTGGTTTTTGTCCTGGTATTAATCCGGCTTGCGTGGCGGCGCATTACGCCACCACCACCCTTGCCTGCCGCAATGAGCAGTTTCGACAAACTCGCCGCGCATACCGGCCATATGCTGCTGTATGCAGCCATGATCACCCTGCCAGTCACCGGCTATCTTGATTCATCGCTGGGCGGTTACCACCTGAGCGTTTTCGGGTTATTCGACGTACCCATGCTGTTTAGCGAGGACAAGGAACTGTTCGAGCAAGTAGTAACCCTGCATCGTTGGATCGGTTATGGCTTGGCGCTGCTAATAATTGCCCACATCGGCGCTGCATTGAAACACCACCTAATCGACCACGACAGGGTACTGATGCGTATGTTGCGCGGACAGTAA
- the tusD gene encoding sulfurtransferase complex subunit TusD, translated as MKYTILVNEGPYQHQSADSALQFARAALEKGHEIFRVFFYHDGVNNGTRLTVPPADDRLIQKAWTELAEKHGLDLVICIAAAQRRGIMDADEAKRQGLDANNIAPGFRISGLGQLVEGGIQSDRLVVFGD; from the coding sequence ATGAAATACACAATTCTGGTCAACGAAGGCCCTTATCAGCACCAGTCTGCTGATTCCGCCCTTCAGTTTGCCCGTGCCGCGCTGGAGAAGGGACACGAAATCTTTCGTGTCTTCTTCTACCATGACGGTGTAAACAACGGTACTCGCCTGACAGTTCCACCTGCTGACGACCGTCTGATCCAGAAAGCTTGGACAGAGCTGGCTGAAAAGCACGGTCTGGATCTGGTTATCTGTATCGCAGCGGCACAGCGCCGCGGCATTATGGATGCAGACGAAGCCAAGCGTCAGGGTCTGGACGCCAACAACATTGCGCCTGGTTTCCGGATTTCCGGTCTGGGTCAGCTGGTTGAAGGTGGTATCCAGTCCGACCGTCTGGTTGTGTTTGGCGATTAA
- the dsrB gene encoding dissimilatory-type sulfite reductase subunit beta, whose protein sequence is MAAPEMRDPIESGCPDGFQYMHPVMRRNYGLWAYHEDPRPGVLVHVSKTGEKVWTVRAGTQRILDVFTLRKLMDIGDTYGDGYVHFTIRSNIEFVVDTEAKVEPLVKALEDAGFPVGGTRNSVTSLSHTQGWLHCDIPGTDASGVVKAMMDELLPEFKAWNMPNRVHITTSCCQINCGGQGDIAINVQHVKPPKINHALVGNVCERPSVVARCPVAAIRPAMVDGKPSLEVDEKKCICCGACYPPCPPMQINDHQYTQLAVWIGGNHSNARGKPTFQRLVAAGIPNNPPRWPEATAIVKKILACYKEGAKDWERINEWVERIGWPRFFEVTGLPFTKYHIDNWRGARANLNSSTHIRF, encoded by the coding sequence ATGGCCGCACCAGAAATGCGCGATCCTATTGAATCTGGATGCCCGGACGGTTTCCAGTACATGCACCCTGTTATGCGCCGCAACTACGGTCTGTGGGCATACCATGAAGACCCACGCCCAGGCGTGCTGGTTCACGTTTCCAAAACTGGCGAAAAAGTCTGGACTGTTCGTGCAGGTACCCAGCGTATTCTCGACGTGTTCACCCTGCGCAAGCTGATGGACATCGGCGATACCTACGGTGATGGTTACGTTCACTTCACTATCCGTTCCAACATCGAATTCGTTGTGGATACCGAAGCGAAGGTTGAGCCGCTGGTCAAAGCACTGGAAGACGCTGGTTTCCCGGTTGGCGGTACCCGTAACTCCGTTACCTCACTGTCCCATACCCAAGGCTGGCTGCACTGCGACATCCCTGGTACTGACGCTTCCGGCGTTGTGAAAGCCATGATGGATGAGCTGCTGCCTGAGTTCAAAGCGTGGAACATGCCTAACCGTGTTCACATCACCACCTCCTGCTGCCAGATCAACTGCGGCGGCCAGGGTGACATCGCGATCAACGTACAGCACGTCAAACCACCCAAAATCAACCACGCGCTGGTTGGTAACGTGTGCGAACGTCCTTCCGTTGTTGCGCGTTGCCCGGTAGCAGCTATCCGTCCTGCGATGGTTGATGGTAAGCCTTCTCTGGAAGTTGATGAGAAGAAATGCATCTGCTGCGGTGCTTGCTACCCGCCTTGCCCACCAATGCAGATCAACGATCACCAGTACACCCAGCTGGCTGTCTGGATCGGTGGTAACCACTCCAATGCCCGTGGCAAGCCTACCTTCCAGCGTCTGGTTGCTGCCGGTATCCCGAACAACCCTCCTCGCTGGCCTGAAGCCACCGCGATCGTCAAGAAGATCCTGGCTTGCTACAAGGAAGGTGCGAAAGATTGGGAACGTATCAACGAATGGGTTGAGCGTATCGGTTGGCCACGTTTCTTCGAAGTGACCGGTCTGCCGTTCACCAAGTACCACATCGACAACTGGCGTGGTGCACGTGCGAACCTGAACTCTTCCACCCACATCCGTTTCTGA